One Curtobacterium sp. BH-2-1-1 genomic region harbors:
- a CDS encoding alpha/beta fold hydrolase gives MTNTATTADHTAATASNRTVTAANGTTYAYRRFGSSTDGVPLVFLMHFRGNLDNWDPALIDPLAAQREVILVDNAGVGASTGTVPSTVAQMATDLLAFTDALRLRRFDVFGFSLGGFVAQDLALLRPWAVRRLVLAGTGPAGAPTMHGWREDIERESRHDAPTAESLLYIFFAHTDTSRARGVEFLRRLGARAQDRDTPTTPTVRDAQYDAVLAWGVPDLSKLERLTGIQQPTLVLQGDDDLMIRTPGSHTLAGLIPNARLHIFPDAAHASIFQYPDEAAAIVNNFLTAATAA, from the coding sequence ATGACCAACACGGCAACCACCGCGGATCACACCGCGGCAACCGCGTCCAACAGGACCGTGACCGCGGCGAACGGCACGACATACGCGTACCGGCGATTTGGGAGCAGCACCGACGGAGTGCCCCTCGTCTTTCTGATGCACTTCCGCGGCAACCTTGACAATTGGGATCCCGCTCTGATCGACCCCCTCGCCGCCCAGCGCGAGGTGATCCTCGTTGACAATGCCGGCGTCGGAGCGTCCACGGGCACCGTCCCTTCGACGGTTGCGCAGATGGCGACCGACCTCCTCGCCTTCACCGACGCGCTCCGTCTCCGACGCTTCGACGTCTTTGGGTTCTCGCTCGGCGGGTTCGTCGCTCAGGACCTTGCACTTCTCCGGCCGTGGGCGGTCCGCAGGCTCGTCCTCGCCGGGACTGGCCCTGCTGGTGCCCCGACGATGCATGGCTGGAGAGAAGACATCGAGCGCGAGTCCCGCCACGACGCACCCACCGCGGAGAGCCTGCTGTACATCTTCTTTGCGCACACCGACACGAGCCGAGCTCGTGGTGTCGAGTTCCTCCGTCGACTGGGTGCCCGCGCCCAGGACCGTGATACTCCGACGACTCCTACTGTTCGCGATGCCCAGTACGACGCTGTGCTCGCCTGGGGTGTGCCGGACCTATCGAAACTCGAACGGCTGACCGGCATCCAGCAGCCGACGCTTGTTCTGCAAGGCGATGACGACCTGATGATCCGGACGCCTGGCAGCCACACCCTCGCAGGACTCATCCCGAACGCACGTCTGCACATTTTCCCGGACGCAGCTCACGCGTCGATTTTCCAGTACCCAGACGAGGCGGCAGCCATCGTCAACAACTTCCTGACCGCGGCCACCGCCGCCTAA
- a CDS encoding sodium:proton antiporter codes for MSIDSTLAWVVAFLVATVAVSAAARRVGWSAPLALVLIGVGVSYVPGIPRVDVEPDFVLSVLLPPLLFAAALQTSLADVRARRESLLLLSVGLVAFTTVIVGLVTWAVVPTLTLAAAFAFGAVVAPTDAVAVTAVTRRAPLPRLLASVLDGESLLNDATALVALNTAIVAIVAVFDPVRAAGEFVLAVVGGIGVGFLVAFLMGAVRRRISVAVLDTSLSLVTPYVAFLLAHGIGASGPLAVVVAGLFLGFRAPVLQSAEARLAESLNWRTIQFLLENAVFLLIGLSLPAILGGALSSSIGVGRALLIILTVVVVLVATRLVWSLAITAIYRWGPARLRRRSWQWRLNLPVTVAGVRGVVTLAAVFLLPEQTPHRAFLQFLAFIVVLATLLIGLTLPWVIRLVALPPPDLDQERMETQLLLAEARAESLRLVEELEDGVFDDRVVERVRIDAAFLGETLVGDDGVRADRAAAYSELRMLTIAEERRAVLRARGEGRYPESTVRAVLTVLDIEEEAVRATLAGDAS; via the coding sequence ATGAGCATCGACTCGACCCTCGCGTGGGTCGTAGCTTTCCTTGTCGCGACGGTCGCGGTCAGTGCGGCAGCTCGTCGCGTCGGATGGTCAGCTCCGCTCGCGCTTGTCCTCATAGGCGTTGGCGTCTCTTATGTGCCAGGAATTCCGCGCGTGGACGTTGAACCAGACTTCGTGCTCTCGGTTCTTCTCCCACCGCTCCTGTTTGCAGCGGCTCTTCAAACCTCGCTCGCGGACGTACGAGCACGTCGCGAGTCGCTCCTGCTGCTCTCAGTCGGGCTCGTAGCGTTCACCACGGTGATCGTTGGGCTCGTGACCTGGGCAGTGGTCCCAACACTGACGCTTGCTGCAGCCTTCGCGTTCGGAGCTGTCGTCGCGCCGACCGATGCAGTTGCAGTCACCGCAGTGACGCGGCGTGCGCCACTGCCGAGACTGCTCGCATCAGTCCTTGATGGTGAGAGCCTGCTGAACGACGCCACCGCTCTCGTCGCTCTCAACACTGCGATCGTCGCAATCGTCGCGGTGTTCGATCCCGTGCGCGCGGCCGGTGAGTTCGTCCTCGCCGTGGTCGGCGGGATCGGGGTTGGGTTTCTCGTCGCGTTTTTGATGGGAGCAGTGCGACGGCGAATCTCGGTGGCGGTGCTCGACACGAGCCTGTCCCTCGTCACACCGTACGTCGCCTTCCTCCTCGCGCACGGCATAGGGGCGTCGGGTCCTCTCGCAGTCGTGGTCGCTGGACTGTTTCTCGGGTTCCGCGCTCCGGTTCTCCAATCCGCGGAGGCTCGCCTCGCTGAATCGCTCAACTGGCGCACAATCCAGTTCTTGCTCGAAAACGCGGTGTTTCTGCTCATCGGGCTCAGCCTGCCGGCGATCCTTGGAGGCGCACTGTCATCCAGCATTGGCGTCGGTCGCGCGCTGCTCATCATCCTCACAGTGGTCGTCGTACTCGTTGCTACGCGACTTGTGTGGAGCCTCGCGATCACCGCGATCTATCGATGGGGACCGGCTCGTCTGCGACGTCGGAGCTGGCAGTGGCGGTTGAATCTGCCGGTGACAGTGGCTGGGGTTCGAGGGGTGGTTACTTTGGCCGCGGTGTTCCTGCTCCCCGAGCAGACACCGCACCGAGCGTTCCTGCAATTCCTTGCTTTCATCGTCGTGCTGGCGACACTTCTCATCGGACTGACGCTGCCGTGGGTGATCCGGCTTGTCGCGTTGCCACCACCAGACCTCGACCAGGAGCGCATGGAGACTCAACTCCTTCTTGCTGAGGCACGCGCGGAAAGCCTCCGACTCGTGGAGGAGTTGGAGGACGGCGTCTTCGACGACAGGGTCGTCGAGCGTGTCCGTATCGATGCGGCGTTCCTTGGGGAGACTCTCGTGGGAGATGACGGGGTTCGCGCCGATCGAGCCGCGGCCTACTCCGAGCTGCGAATGCTGACAATCGCCGAGGAACGTCGCGCTGTCCTTCGGGCGCGAGGCGAAGGGCGCTACCCGGAGTCCACGGTTCGAGCCGTCCTCACCGTTCTCGACATTGAAGAAGAAGCAGTGAGAGCCACACTCGCGGGCGACGCGAGCTGA
- a CDS encoding heme-binding protein, with amino-acid sequence MTDITLTQAHAAIAAAEAKASDIGVPSTITVLDRGARVVAVARQDGAPLVSVDASAAKARTAVSFGAASGDLAGAVQPGAPLYTLGAASHEPLTFVAGGIPVTSADGAVIGAVGSSGGSPDQDVVIAEAAVAAL; translated from the coding sequence ATGACCGACATCACACTCACTCAGGCCCACGCTGCGATCGCCGCTGCAGAGGCGAAGGCATCCGATATTGGCGTGCCGTCGACCATCACCGTCCTCGACCGCGGCGCTCGCGTCGTCGCAGTTGCTCGCCAGGACGGCGCGCCCCTTGTGTCCGTAGATGCAAGCGCTGCGAAGGCGCGTACGGCGGTGTCGTTCGGGGCTGCGTCGGGTGACCTGGCTGGTGCGGTTCAGCCGGGCGCGCCGCTCTACACGCTCGGGGCGGCCAGCCACGAACCGCTCACGTTCGTCGCCGGTGGTATCCCTGTGACCAGCGCCGATGGCGCAGTCATCGGCGCTGTCGGATCCAGCGGCGGGTCCCCGGACCAGGACGTGGTCATCGCCGAAGCGGCTGTCGCGGCCCTCTGA
- a CDS encoding alpha/beta fold hydrolase: MPTFTTPDGIEMYWTEQGEGQPIVFAHGWPLSSDAWQPELKFFSDKGYRAIAHDRRGHGRSEKTAVGHTIDQYAKDLAALIEHLDLHDVIVFGHSTGGGEVVRYAAKYANGRVAKVITAGAIPPIMVKTDSNPDGSPIEVFDGIRAGVLEDASQFWLDLSESFFGANHGRDVSYGAKLDFWRQGQNVNLSAAYDCVKAFSETDQTEDLKSLTVPILINHGEDDQIVPIDDAARKSIELVADGTLKTYPGAPHGIHGDYRKVLQQDVLAWIKG, encoded by the coding sequence ATGCCCACGTTCACCACCCCCGACGGCATCGAGATGTACTGGACCGAGCAGGGCGAAGGACAGCCCATCGTCTTCGCACACGGCTGGCCGCTCAGCTCCGACGCCTGGCAGCCCGAGCTGAAGTTCTTCAGCGACAAGGGCTACCGCGCCATCGCGCACGACCGCCGAGGCCACGGCCGCTCCGAGAAGACCGCGGTCGGCCACACCATCGACCAGTACGCGAAGGACCTCGCAGCGCTCATCGAGCACCTCGACCTGCACGACGTCATCGTCTTCGGTCACTCCACCGGTGGCGGCGAAGTGGTTCGCTACGCCGCGAAGTATGCCAACGGTCGAGTCGCGAAGGTGATCACCGCGGGCGCAATCCCGCCGATCATGGTCAAGACCGACAGCAACCCTGACGGCTCACCGATCGAGGTCTTCGACGGCATCCGCGCCGGCGTTCTCGAGGACGCCTCGCAGTTCTGGCTCGACCTTTCCGAAAGCTTCTTCGGCGCCAACCATGGCCGCGATGTTTCCTACGGCGCGAAGCTCGACTTCTGGCGTCAGGGACAGAACGTGAACCTCTCGGCCGCCTACGACTGCGTCAAGGCGTTCTCTGAGACGGACCAGACCGAGGACCTGAAGTCGCTCACCGTACCGATCCTCATCAACCACGGCGAAGACGACCAGATCGTGCCGATCGACGACGCGGCACGGAAGTCCATCGAGCTCGTCGCCGATGGGACGCTCAAGACCTACCCGGGCGCTCCGCACGGCATCCACGGCGACTACCGCAAGGTCCTGCAGCAGGACGTTCTCGCCTGGATCAAGGGCTGA